The stretch of DNA atacaattttggtttaatttaggttgaataaagattatagataccatgttttacgctataaataaaataataaataatttaacttattaagaattttgacatgttttagtctataaataagtaatatttataagagataaaatgaaataattagtatataatattttgaatatttaaggaataatgggtattgaaaggaaaattttatttatgtttgattttaaaaGGGTAAAAGTAAGGAATATGGATCCTatgttactagccaaagggtaatccctttggctagttctagtattttatagGGAGATCTAGTTGCTTAGTCTTAGTAGTTGGTTGATTCTCTTCAGTTTgaatagttttctaattaaagttttatgctattttttgatgtttttttcaggtggaacttcagtattttgagttaggagcgttgtttgaagatgttatagctttattgtttaaatttccgggggcagttttgtcccatggggcTCGCTCTAAGATTTTAGCGGCCCATagttggcaaagcatgctctgccgttagacgatgagctatcctggttcgaggaggtgcCAGTACCGGTGGCGGACGTGGGcatcgtaaattcatgagtgattttaatcactttgtcaaaaaaaaaaaaatataaaaaaaattataaattaatatcttaCTAAACAAAATTCAATCTCttttctaattattaaatagcCCCAGCAATGATGAAGGGAACACTTTCTGCAGCGCGTACATGTTGCGCGTGTGAGAGGATTTTATTTTTCCTTAATAACTCTCTCGTGTGTCAGGCACATGAGAGCAAATATaccataatttttttacatgtaaaaatatatataattttgaagtGCTCTCGTCTCATCGCCACCATCAATATCATTCATCCATTGCAAATCTTTTCTGCTTCACTCACTTCAGctccttttatttcttttttcctCCATAAGATCCTGCAAAAAATCCTTATTTAGGGTTTTCCTGCATAGTTTTTGAGAGCTGAAAAAAGAGAAAGCTTTGAGAGAAAAACTCGAACTTGGTGGGTTATGACGACGTCGTTTGGAGCTACGAATACTCCCGTGTTCAACGATCCCAAGGGTCAGATTGGGAGCTTTCAGAGACTTAAGTCCGCTAACTCTTTCGCTTTGAGCTTTCATACTAGACCCGTTCATGTCTTTTCGGCTTCGAACCGTACGCTCATCAGAGCCGTTTCTACGGTTCGttttgatctctttctctctttctcttcttctgtgtgggtttttttttttttttcaaacatattGCTCTGTTATTATGGCAAGAGGCCAAGCAAAGAAACTTATGTTGCTTGCTTTCGTTTTGTTAGGTTTGAAAGAGCTCGTGTTTGTGTATCAAAAATCCCAtttttttcatttgtttttTATGAAAGTATAAATTCTATCATTTTATTGTTTGGGTGGTCAATCTACTTTCTTTTgctattatgtgtatctaattCTATGGCATGGAGAGAGACTGTGGTTAGTATTAATGGATTTCTGGAGCTGAAATGTGTAGAAGAGAAAAAAGGAACAAATTTGAGAATATTTATGTAATGAATGTATTTTAATGAGAAAAGATTGTGATTATTGATGATTTTTTGTCCATGCAGCCGGCAAAGCCAGAGACTGTAACCGAGCCTAAGCGTAGTAAAGTTGAAATATTCAAAGAACAAAGTAATTTCATAAGATATCCTCTTAACGAGGAGATATTAACAGATGCCCCAAATATCAATGAGGCTGCTACACAATTGATCAAGTTCCATGGAAGCTATCAACAGTATAATAGAGATGAACGTGGTCAAAAGTCGTACTCATTTATGCTTCGTACGAAGAACCCTTGTGGGAAAGTCCCAAACCAACTTTACTTGACCATGGATGATCTTGCCGATCAGTTTGGAATTGGGACACTAAGATTAACTACGAGGCAGACATTTCAGCTACACGGGGTTCTAAAGAAGGACCTCAAGACAGTAATGAGTAGCATTATTAAAAACATGGGCTCAACTCTTGGTGCCTGTGGCGATCTCAATAGGAATGTACTTGCTCCAGCTGCCCCACTTGTTAGAAAAGATTATCTCTTTGCACAACAAACAGCGGATAACATTGCAGCCCTGTTAACTCCTCAGTCTGGTTTTTACTATGATGTGTGGGTGGATGGTGAGCAATTCATGACGGTAGAACCTCCTGAAGTAACCAAGGTCCGCAATGATAATTCTCATGGAACAAATTTCCCTGATTCACCCGAGCCTATCTACGGAACACAGTTCTTACCCAGGAAATTTAAAATTGCAGTTACTGTACCAACAGATAACTCTGTGGATCTTCTCACAAATGACAttggtgttgttgttgttactGACGATAATGGGGAGCCTCAGGGTTTCAATTTATATGTAAGATCATCATGTCTTGACCAATGTTTTTTTGATTGCTCTAGCTTATAATGTTAGTATCTTATAATTTCTCTCACAGGTTGGTGGTGGTATGGGAAGAACTCACAGGGTGGAAACCACTTTTCCCCAACTGGCATTACCATTGGGATATGTCCCGAAAGAGGATATTTTGTATGCAGTGAAAGCTATTGTTGTTACACAGAGAGAAAATGGCAGAAGGGATGATCGTAGATACAGTAGGCTTAAGTATTTAGTAAGCTCTTGGGGGATTGAGAAGTTTAGAAGTGCTGTTGAGAAATTTTATGGAAGGAAATTTGAGCCTAACCGTGAATTGCCTGAGTGGGAATTTAAAAGCTACTTAGGATGGCATGAGCAGGTTTGTTCAACTCATCTTGACTTGAAGTTTATGATTTCTCATCTGGAATTCTATGTTTGAAATACTACTCCCGAcattgagatttatcatggcTCTTCATAGAGTACAGCTGTTAATCTGTTATAGTTATTATTCTCACACTTCCTCTTTAGCTGTTAATCTGTCATAGTTATTATTCTCACACTTTCTCTCTAGCTAACTCTGTTACTTCACCATTTGTCTTATGATATGTTTACAGGGAGATGGCAATTTATTTTGTGGACTCCATGTTGATAGTGGTCGTGTAGCAGGGAAGATGAAGAAAGCACTGAGGGAGGTCATTGAAAAATATGGTTTAAGCGTGCGGCTAACACCAAATCAGAACATCATCTTGTGTGATATTCGAAATTCATGGAGGCGTCCCATCACTACAATACTTGCCCAAGCTGGTCTGCTGGTAAATTCATCTTTTTTCACTTTTGCACTTTATTTTCCCCTCTTTGTGAACTAAGTAGAGTATTGCATTTGATTAGACGTGGTATCTATGAATCTATAGTTCTATGAATAGATCAATAGCCAACACTTCTGTTGTTGTGTTATATGCTTTATTTaggagaaaaagaaatattttgtgCCACTGCTGATTTTGGATTAATGTCGTGTCATATTCATTACTTACTTTTGGCTGTGTTCAGCATCCTAGATACGTAGATCCCCTTAATGTAACTGCTATGGCATGCCCGGCAATGCCTCTTTGCCCACTGGCAATAACTGAAGCAGAGCGGGGAATCCCTGACATCCTAAAGCGTGTTCGAGCAGTTTTTGAGACGGTATTGCCACAATCCTTcattaatttaagaaataaaaagagaaaaaaagtgtGAATCAATATTTAAATGTTAGTGTGCAAATAACATACTGCCATTATATTTCAGGTTGGTCTAAGGTACAGTGAATCTGTGGTCATAAGGATAACTGGTTGTCCTAATGGTTGCGCCAGACCATACATGGCCGAACTTGGACTGGTTGGGGATGGTCCCAATAGCTACCAGGTATTTTGAGGACATTTTCTCAAAGATGTTGTCTTTTTAAGGCAGAAGTATTATGAAACCACTGgacatataataatatcattcTTATTATGTCTTTTAACTTAGTATAGATTTGGCTTGGAGGAACACCCAACCAAACCTCCCTTGCAAGAACCTTCATGAACAAGGTTAAGATTCATGACCTTGAAAAAGTTTTGGAGCCATTGTTTTATCACTGGAAACGCAAACGCCAATCTAAAGAGTCATTTGGAGCCTTTGCAAATCGCTTGGTGAGTGGTAACATAATTATCTGCAAGCTCTTTGTTTCTACTTGTATTTCTGATCTTTAAGGAAAACTTGTCTTTGTAACTTATACCTAGAATGTGGAAGTGTTCTTGTCATTGGTAAGTATTAGCATGCTTGGTGATGTGGGCTTGCTTGTTTGTTTTCTTCAGGGATTTGAAAAACTTCAAGAAATGGTTGACAAATGGGAAGGTCCAGTAGCTGCTTCATCACGACATAACCTGAAGCTTTTTGCAGACAAGGAGACATACGAAGCCATGGATAAACTGGCAAAACTGCAGGATAAGAGCGCGCATCAGCTAGCTATAGAAGTCATTCGCGATTTTGTTGCTTCCCAGCCAAATGGGAAAAGTGAATGATTGGTTTGAAGTTATGTTCATGCTTAGCAAAACACAGCCAAGGCAGACTAGGAAATAATACCTCTTATATGTTCTGTTTTAGAGTTTCTTTCTGGTTtaggtattattttttttgagattGCATTTTCAAGTCTCTGTCTGCCTGGATTTGTAAAATAAGGCTGGTCTGTTTTTTTTGGGTATCCCTATGCAAGAGTAGGTGAATGCGTTTCCTCATCGTCTATGATTTTTGTAACAAGATCAGTTTTTGTCCGCATTTCCATCACTGAAAAGTGTTCTAAAAGGCTAATGTGCTAATATGCAGAAGctattcaagatattttaccAATGATTCCACTGGAAGTCTTATCAAGGGTTTGCATGAACTCAAATTTTGTAGGTTGTCCAACCTAGAAAGTATGCCTAGACTCATGGGGTATGACCATATTTATTTGCACTTTTGTTTTGAAGATCTTATTGTCGAAGAGGGTAGTTGTTTTACTTTGGAAGTATAGattttttagtgttattttctttACCATTACAAAATCGAACCAAATATCTCTTACTCTACTGTTTTCAAGATCTTGATGAAGATTTTATCGCATTCTATTGGTAGGAGGGTAGTTGCTCTTCGCTTCCCTTGCATTTGTGGGTTTTGGTTGTCCTTTCTTTCTTTCCCAGAACAGGCAAGATAGCACCTTTACCAACCTAAAAAATGCGTCAGATCTTGTGACCTATTGACATATAATAACACCATGATTTCAAGGGTCTCCATCGTAATCTGTTTGACCCATAGGCAGGCATTACACAGTATTGGATAAGGTCTTTTTGGTACTAAGCTTGTTTTTGTGCGTATATTGCACAAAAGCCAGATGGGCATTTTCAAGCTTTACTATGAGAATTGCTAAGAGACACTATTGGTGCCTAGTACCCTCCTTGATATTATATCGCTGTTGGTGTGTTATCTTAAATTTTGTCTACTTGACGTGGCATGTTCACAAAGTCTCTTTAGAAGGCATAACAAAACCGTCAAGGACCAAGTGAGAGAAGTTAAGCAAGCCGTCAAGAAGCTGCACAATTATGTCTGGTCGGCCACGTGAGTACATAGACCGGCCAGGAGGAGCTTGTGGTTTGAGCATAAGCTAGTCGACTAAAGGTGATTGTCAGACCAAGAAAGGGCCTGTTCAATCAAGGAAGCCTAATCTTTGCAAGGAAAGTTGTACAAAAGCTGGCCAACACATACTAAGGTTAGCCAACACTTGCTAAGGTTGGCAGACACTTGATGTGCAGCCCCCAGGCTGGCAAGCACTTGATGTGCAACCTACACGCCGGGCAGCACTCGATGTCCGGCCACCGACACGATAGGCACATGGCCGACTAGACCATAGCAAGCACATGACCAACCAGACCCTAGTAAGCACATGGCTGGCCAGACCCTGTAGGCAAATGGCCGCCGTACTCTCCGTGCGCTTGATCGTCGTACCCACTCGCACTGTGCAAGCCTTTGGTGCACAACCTTCATCTGTGGATAGCAAGTTAAgctgtgatttggatttcaacAACCCACAAAATAGGGGAGAAATATTAGCTATTCCCCTATTCTTAAGGGATAATTACTTTatttactatttattattttattatgtaaataatactttatagttcctatttttttttaaggatatTAGGTTATTATCTTGATGCAAGCTCTTCTATATAAAGAACATTAGCCTAACCCTAATTCTCTAAGTCTAAGAAGTCTCTAGGCTCACTAAAGCTCTTAAGCTCTACGCCTGAAACTCatatctcttctctctctctctctctctctctctctctctctctcaggcTTATTCTCTCTATCACATGAGATTTGCTAACTCCATTCTCATATTATAATCTTAAGAGAGCTACTTTAGGTTCCACAACACTTATGATCTGTGTAGTATTATCTCTGGTATCAATACAACCAAAAGAGGAGTAAGTCATTACCCACTAACTAAGGGggccgaacctctataaatctcatgtcttatttatttttatgttcttaTTGTGTAACCGTGAAAACATTAGTAATAAATACGACTACGTCGTCAGTTGGCCAAATTCGAAGTCAACAGTTTAGTGTTTTCATTGAGAGCGAGTTGTTAATTTATCTGATAAAACACCATGGTTAACATAAAGAGAACTCTGACTACAACTTTTGCCTCATCGGGTCTTCCTCAAGACCTTGTGGTGGCTGATCCTGATGTCCGTGTTCCAGCCACAACTGGGATCTCCACGAACTCAACGGATGTGGCCAACCCTACCATCTTGGTAGGCATCACAAACCTGGCCACCACGATTGGTCAGGTGGACACTACCAATCCGATTGGCCTTAATGACCAACCTTTGCCACTGAGGGAAGACCCTCCACTGGCGTTGAACCCACCAAATGTAGCCAATCCTACCATCTTGACAGGCACCACAAATCTAACCACCACGACTAGTCAGGTGGACACTATCAACTCAGTTGATCTTAATGACCAACCTCTACTGCCGAGGGAGGACCCTCCATTGGTGCCTCGTACTGAAGGAATGACCAACGTGGAGCAACCCCCGAGCACTATGACTGGATCTAGTCCCCGGTATTATGCTAGTGAGACAGAGCGAGGAATTGGCAAGCCAGCAATTGGCGAGCCCCACGTAGACTTGGGAGAAGATCTCGAGCTAGCTATACTTAAAGAGGCCGTCTGTCAAGTCGGCTAAATTGAAGAACCACACGTTGTTGGCTGCGATGTATTCGCACCACAGAGACGTAAATTTTTGAGATGGATGATGACCAAGAGTACATCCTCCTATCTCACCAGGCAGAGTTGGACCACCGTAATAAAGAAGCTGGCAACTTTATAAGATAATTTAATTAGAGAACTGCTGGAAGAGGTCAGGATCTCATTAGAGATCCTCTCTAAGGGAGATTAATCGACAGATCAAGGATGGTCTACAAACAAACAGTCCAACCAGGTTCTTTAGAACCAAGAAAAGCCTTCCTCAGCCCGAAGGAGGAAAAGTCTTGCCACGAAGATTTGGTGGCGAGAACAATGTACGGTAACTGCACACTGCACGGGGGCTAGGGATTACTGGCACAATAATACCCATGTTTGGCCAACCTATGGCCGACCAACAGGGTGAAAACCTGTCTGGACGATCCGAGAGTGAGTAATGCAAAGCCTATTCTTTAACTGGCTAAGCCTCAGAATGGGTAGAAACACCTAAGACAACAACAACTTGAGAAGTTAGACCAATCACTTCAGATACTTGGATCCacctaactctaacaatttgtGTGATCTACCCCCTGTCAACGCACAAGCTGCACCAGCCAGTCAAGGAAGAATGGGCGGCCAGGCCCTACCGAGCATAGGGCTGGCCGGCCAAAGCCAGCTGCCAGGCATAGGGTGGCTGGCCTTAAGCATACCTTCTCCCAGGGTATGGTCGGCATACCTTCTCCCGCCCCTTAAAATCCTGGGTTTTTCAATGCAGGTGCCGCATCTTGCTTTGGGTGTGCTGCGGCCCGCCTTGAGGTTTCTGGACagtttgagttttgaatctTATTTCATGCATAACTTTTTGATCCAGACTCCAATTTGGGTATTccatatatcgttggaaagctcgttccaagctctatatatttattgtattttgaatgcaaattatataattatgttgaagtggatttagggattaaccctatttgtgaatcctagaaattgtgactaggattaccggcacttgATTAGAAGCACCAGGGGATTTAGAATCCCCACATACTCGGGACATCATGTAAGACAGTGGTTAGCACATAGAGTTAATCACAGTGGCGCTAATGTTTAATATCATAGTTATGATTAAATGagaaccgggattagggttctTACCCTAAAGTGAGAGGTTATATGGCCTAGGATTATTACCGTAGTGATTAATGATTTTAGATATTATcccatgatatatatattgagtAAAGAATTATGAATTTAAGGTATAATTAGGTTAAACTCGGTAATTAGAACCGAGATAAActgttctaaggccttaatgtaattagacgtgtgagcgtaacacgtgggtctatgccacatagacataaataggcgtgtgagcgtaacacgcaggtctatGTCAAATAGACAATAAGTGTAATGGCATTAATAtatgtgtaaagaccgcttagtttaatttagaaattagtagATATTTAAGGTttgattatgaaaattatttatagatatttaaataattatttatgttgttatatttaatttctGAATGCATTTTTCTATGTCATATAGTGAGatttcataattttacattttcggtgcccgacaacatggaacgcagtgtatggctcagtagaatcacaatctAATATTTTAGCATAGTGGGACAGTTTATTTAGactttgggaatgtcgggattggtcgggaatttagagtttcccaaaaataccctcaaGTGCTTTTTAACCcttttagtgtgggaggggcaaaataATCTTTTTgcccatttatgttttgtcctttagtggactttattttAAGTCAATAATCAGATTTTTGTGTTATTATGGGGCTGAGTATACCAAGTAATCAAGGCAATTActtcatttattcaaaaattagaaaattagaaaattaagaaGTTCTTTCTCTCaagagctctctctctctctctctctctctctctctctctctctctctctctctctctctctctctctctctctctctctctctctctctttcggtttTGAttggggctgctagggctgggaattTTCTTTGCAATTCAAGTATTTTCAGCAATTCTTAGAGTAATTCAGGTGGAGGTAACCTTTGTTCAAgcttttctttgttttcttgaagtttaagaaaaaaatgaattattgCATGCTTGAGAATTTGTGGCTGTGGCTGTTATTTTGGTTTGTTAGTGATTTCTAAAGCTTATTTATGTTTTAATATGTTGATTCAAGCAAGATTTTGTTGTGATTTGTTGATTTTAACTTAGTATGGAGTTTTGAACCCAAAACTTTGGTTTTCAAGGTAAAATGATGAATtttgttgctgtagttgttgTTATAGTTTAATTGTGTTTTATGGAGTTAAATTATGTTGGAATAGGTTGATTTGTGCATGAAGTAGTGGCTGTTCGAGgggttagtcaagttttgagtttttgaactcaatcttgaacctttaatggtgaaatgcaTTTCTGTGTATGAAGCTTGGTTTTATTACTTGggttatg from Cannabis sativa cultivar Pink pepper isolate KNU-18-1 chromosome 2, ASM2916894v1, whole genome shotgun sequence encodes:
- the LOC115718790 gene encoding sulfite reductase [ferredoxin], chloroplastic encodes the protein MTTSFGATNTPVFNDPKGQIGSFQRLKSANSFALSFHTRPVHVFSASNRTLIRAVSTPAKPETVTEPKRSKVEIFKEQSNFIRYPLNEEILTDAPNINEAATQLIKFHGSYQQYNRDERGQKSYSFMLRTKNPCGKVPNQLYLTMDDLADQFGIGTLRLTTRQTFQLHGVLKKDLKTVMSSIIKNMGSTLGACGDLNRNVLAPAAPLVRKDYLFAQQTADNIAALLTPQSGFYYDVWVDGEQFMTVEPPEVTKVRNDNSHGTNFPDSPEPIYGTQFLPRKFKIAVTVPTDNSVDLLTNDIGVVVVTDDNGEPQGFNLYVGGGMGRTHRVETTFPQLALPLGYVPKEDILYAVKAIVVTQRENGRRDDRRYSRLKYLVSSWGIEKFRSAVEKFYGRKFEPNRELPEWEFKSYLGWHEQGDGNLFCGLHVDSGRVAGKMKKALREVIEKYGLSVRLTPNQNIILCDIRNSWRRPITTILAQAGLLHPRYVDPLNVTAMACPAMPLCPLAITEAERGIPDILKRVRAVFETVGLRYSESVVIRITGCPNGCARPYMAELGLVGDGPNSYQIWLGGTPNQTSLARTFMNKVKIHDLEKVLEPLFYHWKRKRQSKESFGAFANRLGFEKLQEMVDKWEGPVAASSRHNLKLFADKETYEAMDKLAKLQDKSAHQLAIEVIRDFVASQPNGKSE